Proteins encoded by one window of Companilactobacillus ginsenosidimutans:
- a CDS encoding FAD-binding protein has translation MVSQHDIGRWDASYDVVVLGFGGAGATAARFAADDGAKTLLVDSAPEGHEGGNTRYAAQLINCGDNFDGEKEYYKNLTKPMDLDEDMIDTYVEGMVDMPNYLTKYLGVESPINAKDKFSADSIFASMIAEYPEYGGSEANNYLMVHDGIFDAALWKILRQKVLDRADMIDVWYKSPAQHLIQDPITKEVIGVQIEREHVVRNIRAKNGVIMTMGGFENNKQMMQDYTGAFKAAPLGSIYNKGDGVKMAEEIGADMWHMHNYESLGLLHGLAFDVPEGTRAQLILSFPEIVNGSVITVGDDGSRYFDESTSNRHGHIFQNGHWRVPATNVHPYLIFDQAQYDRIKAAKDLPYKDFFNVLTKADSIKDLAKLIDVNPKTLNKTVKNFNQFAENGTDYAWGRDPESMIAFSDGPFYAAPLTHNVLNTQGGARRNTHAEVLDPSGNLIPHLYSAGEFGGINANEYQGGQNLAECLIFGKIAGENAAVPKATYQTTAPAENNQPAEPVAVAVNLGSDAKPNNEEFTTADNQYLGKSNSGMGGEVVVRVTVDDGSNIQNVEILQQSESDDVASDALAELPKRIVDQNTYDVDSISGASASSRAIKDAVKDALSKANQPA, from the coding sequence ATGGTTAGTCAACATGATATAGGTCGTTGGGACGCTTCCTACGACGTTGTAGTTTTAGGATTTGGTGGAGCAGGTGCCACTGCTGCCCGTTTTGCAGCGGATGATGGAGCAAAGACACTATTAGTCGATTCAGCCCCAGAAGGCCACGAAGGTGGTAACACTCGTTACGCCGCACAACTAATTAACTGCGGTGACAATTTTGACGGTGAAAAAGAATATTATAAGAACTTAACTAAGCCAATGGACTTAGATGAAGACATGATCGACACATACGTTGAGGGTATGGTCGATATGCCAAATTATTTAACAAAATATCTCGGTGTCGAATCCCCAATCAACGCCAAAGACAAATTTTCAGCCGACTCAATCTTTGCTTCAATGATTGCTGAATACCCCGAATATGGCGGCAGTGAAGCCAACAATTACTTGATGGTTCATGACGGGATTTTCGATGCTGCCCTATGGAAAATTTTGCGTCAAAAAGTATTGGACCGTGCGGATATGATTGATGTTTGGTATAAGTCTCCAGCTCAACATTTGATTCAAGATCCTATCACAAAAGAAGTTATTGGTGTTCAAATTGAGCGTGAGCATGTTGTCCGTAATATCCGTGCTAAGAATGGTGTCATTATGACCATGGGTGGTTTCGAAAACAACAAGCAAATGATGCAAGATTATACTGGCGCATTTAAGGCCGCACCACTTGGCTCAATTTACAATAAGGGTGACGGTGTCAAAATGGCTGAGGAAATCGGTGCAGACATGTGGCACATGCACAACTATGAATCACTAGGATTGCTTCACGGACTAGCATTTGATGTTCCTGAAGGAACTCGCGCACAGTTAATCCTCAGCTTCCCAGAAATTGTTAATGGTAGTGTAATTACTGTTGGTGATGATGGTAGCCGTTACTTCGACGAAAGTACATCAAATCGTCACGGTCACATTTTCCAAAATGGTCACTGGCGTGTTCCTGCAACAAATGTACATCCCTACTTAATTTTCGATCAAGCACAATACGATAGAATTAAAGCTGCTAAAGATTTACCATACAAGGACTTCTTTAACGTACTGACAAAAGCCGATAGCATCAAAGATTTAGCAAAACTAATTGATGTTAACCCTAAGACATTGAACAAGACAGTTAAAAACTTCAATCAATTCGCCGAAAATGGCACAGATTATGCTTGGGGACGTGATCCAGAATCAATGATTGCCTTCTCAGATGGTCCTTTCTATGCCGCACCATTGACACACAACGTTTTGAACACACAAGGTGGAGCTCGTCGTAATACACACGCCGAAGTTCTCGACCCAAGTGGCAACTTAATTCCACATCTATACAGTGCCGGTGAATTTGGTGGTATCAACGCCAACGAATATCAAGGTGGTCAAAACCTTGCTGAATGCCTTATTTTCGGTAAAATAGCTGGAGAAAACGCTGCTGTACCAAAGGCAACTTATCAAACGACTGCACCTGCAGAAAATAATCAACCTGCAGAACCAGTCGCTGTAGCAGTCAACTTAGGTAGTGATGCCAAGCCTAACAACGAAGAATTCACAACTGCTGACAACCAATACTTAGGTAAAAGTAATTCTGGTATGGGTGGCGAAGTAGTCGTCAGAGTCACAGTTGATGATGGTAGCAACATCCAAAATGTTGAAATCCTTCAACAAAGCGAAAGCGATGATGTTGCCTCAGACGCACTTGCAGAACTACCAAAGAGAATCGTTGATCAAAATACTTACGATGTTGATTCAATTTCCGGAGCATCAGCCTCAAGTCGTGCTATTAAAGACGCTGTAAAAGATGCACTATCAAAAGCAAATCAACCTGCATAA
- the cobT gene encoding nicotinate-nucleotide--dimethylbenzimidazole phosphoribosyltransferase: MIQISPVNIDHNTEINMQKLLDGLAKPIAGLGNLEDLAVKIAGIERTTHINVSKRCCLLFAADHGVVEEGVSATPKEVTALQSINSVKRTTTIGVLTKLNHCDLKVTDVGVDYTFHDSRIIDCKISNGTKNMVHEDAMTRDQAETSIKIGMACAKQAIDEGNDILLIGELGIANTSSASAIIAAALNLPAEKVVGRGSNISDERLVHKIEVVKTALKNRNCDSDDAIDILSKVGGFEIGAMAGAIIEAANSGVPIVLDGFLTYSSCILAQKFIPGIGKHVIASHASHELGTKLALEALNLEANYNLDLAVGEGSGAALLLPWLDAIDQLIKNMATLKDLNVHFAK; encoded by the coding sequence ATGATACAAATATCACCTGTAAACATTGATCACAATACGGAAATCAATATGCAAAAACTGTTAGATGGACTTGCCAAACCCATTGCTGGACTGGGTAATTTAGAGGACTTAGCCGTAAAAATAGCCGGTATCGAACGAACAACTCACATCAATGTCAGCAAGCGATGCTGTCTACTTTTTGCTGCAGATCACGGAGTTGTTGAAGAAGGCGTTTCCGCTACACCTAAAGAAGTCACTGCTCTTCAATCCATTAACTCAGTCAAAAGAACCACAACAATCGGAGTTTTGACCAAGTTAAATCATTGCGACTTGAAAGTTACCGATGTTGGAGTTGATTACACCTTTCACGACTCCAGAATCATTGACTGTAAAATCTCAAATGGAACTAAAAATATGGTTCACGAGGACGCCATGACGCGTGACCAAGCCGAAACATCAATCAAAATTGGCATGGCTTGCGCTAAACAAGCAATCGACGAAGGTAACGATATTTTACTAATAGGCGAGTTAGGCATCGCCAACACAAGCTCAGCCAGTGCCATCATTGCCGCAGCCTTAAATCTACCAGCCGAAAAAGTAGTCGGTCGTGGATCAAACATTTCTGACGAACGATTGGTACACAAAATCGAAGTTGTAAAAACTGCATTGAAAAACAGAAATTGCGACTCAGATGATGCCATTGATATCCTAAGCAAAGTAGGCGGATTCGAAATTGGAGCCATGGCCGGAGCAATAATTGAAGCAGCAAACTCAGGAGTACCAATAGTACTAGACGGATTCCTAACCTACTCATCATGCATCCTAGCCCAGAAGTTCATCCCCGGGATCGGAAAACACGTAATAGCCTCACACGCATCACACGAATTAGGAACAAAATTAGCATTAGAAGCACTCAATCTAGAAGCAAATTACAACCTAGATTTAGCTGTAGGAGAAGGATCAGGCGCAGCACTATTACTACCCTGGTTAGACGCAATAGATCAACTAATAAAAAATATGGCAACACTCAAAGATTTAAACGTACACTTTGCAAAATAA
- the icd gene encoding NADP-dependent isocitrate dehydrogenase has protein sequence MQNGKLVTPDEPTIPFIAGDGIGPEIWSAAKVVFDAAVKQAYNGNKKVDWKPLLAGEVAYKKTGEWLPQETLDTLVDNLVAIKGPLTTPIGKGHRSINVTLRQKLDLYACFRPVKYFKGVPSPVTHPENVDIAVFRENTEDIYAGIDFSAGSDEATGLLNLLKENNQLDKVRFPKTSNFAIKPVSSEGSKRIVHAALDYAFRHNLKKLTLVHKGNIMKKTEGGFKQWGYEEAETYGDNVFTMNEYAEIKAEKGQEKADEALTAAEFAGRLIVNDVITDNFFQQALLHPENFDVVVTMNLNGDYISDALAAQVGGIGISPGGNINYQTGQAIFEATHGTAPQFAGQNKLNPTSLMLSGAMMFDYIGWHEVATLIEQGIGDAIAEKHTTMDFARNVRGSEELSTSGFGDFVAKNIEKTRV, from the coding sequence ATGCAAAATGGAAAACTTGTCACACCTGATGAACCAACTATCCCTTTTATAGCAGGGGATGGAATTGGTCCAGAAATTTGGTCAGCAGCAAAAGTAGTCTTCGATGCAGCCGTAAAACAAGCTTATAACGGGAATAAAAAAGTTGACTGGAAGCCACTTTTAGCCGGTGAAGTTGCATACAAAAAAACTGGCGAATGGTTACCTCAAGAGACACTCGATACTTTAGTTGATAACTTGGTTGCGATTAAAGGTCCCTTGACGACTCCAATTGGCAAAGGCCACAGGTCCATTAATGTTACATTACGTCAAAAATTGGATCTTTACGCTTGCTTCAGGCCGGTTAAATATTTTAAAGGTGTACCATCACCAGTAACACATCCTGAAAATGTTGATATCGCGGTCTTCCGAGAAAATACTGAAGACATTTATGCTGGAATTGATTTTTCGGCAGGTAGTGATGAGGCAACTGGATTGCTAAATTTATTGAAAGAAAATAACCAATTAGATAAAGTTAGATTCCCTAAGACTTCAAATTTTGCGATAAAACCTGTATCTTCCGAAGGATCAAAACGAATTGTCCACGCGGCACTGGATTATGCCTTCCGACACAATTTGAAGAAACTTACTTTGGTTCATAAGGGTAATATTATGAAAAAAACAGAAGGTGGCTTCAAACAGTGGGGATACGAAGAGGCTGAAACGTATGGTGATAATGTATTTACCATGAATGAATACGCTGAAATTAAAGCAGAAAAAGGTCAAGAAAAGGCTGATGAGGCTTTGACGGCTGCTGAGTTTGCTGGAAGGTTAATTGTAAATGACGTGATAACCGACAATTTCTTCCAACAAGCTTTGTTACATCCGGAAAACTTTGACGTGGTTGTTACGATGAATTTGAATGGTGATTATATTTCTGATGCCTTGGCTGCACAAGTTGGCGGTATTGGAATTTCACCTGGTGGCAATATTAATTATCAGACTGGTCAGGCTATTTTTGAGGCCACTCACGGAACTGCCCCTCAATTTGCTGGTCAAAATAAATTGAACCCTACTTCTTTAATGTTGTCGGGCGCTATGATGTTTGATTATATTGGCTGGCATGAAGTTGCTACATTGATTGAGCAGGGCATCGGGGATGCTATTGCTGAGAAGCATACTACGATGGATTTTGCCCGCAATGTCAGGGGTTCTGAAGAGTTAAGTACTAGTGGGTTTGGTGATTTTGTTGCTAAGAATATAGAGAAAACTCGAGTGTAG
- a CDS encoding citrate/2-methylcitrate synthase: MDHPKGLAGIVVDETHISSTKNERLTYAGYSVEEMAKAHASFEEVVYLLWKTHLPNREELEDFRKDLVSKMVLPAETIRLLLYIAREPQHPMSILRTTTSLLGTTNDVDHDEPPKILAKMLTAIAAIIRIRDDKPFLEVDPDLGVADNFLYMMTGKKPDSELSQMFNTVMILHADHEFNASTFTARVVASTFSDYYSCLTAAVCALKGPLHGGANERVFEMLMDIVQGDQDPIDFVKDQMAQGRKIMGFGHRIYKHGDPRACILKGIAEKLAEETGNIDLYNIQQTLADYMLEKTGLHPNVDYYTALIYHCLGLEKETFTLVFAACRTSGWLAHVMEQRREKTLIRPNSEYVGPTDRSYIDDTCIKEVL, from the coding sequence ATGGATCATCCAAAAGGATTAGCAGGGATTGTTGTTGATGAAACTCATATCAGTTCAACAAAAAATGAACGATTAACTTATGCGGGTTATTCTGTAGAAGAAATGGCCAAAGCACACGCGAGTTTTGAAGAAGTGGTGTATTTGCTCTGGAAGACACACCTTCCTAATAGAGAAGAACTGGAAGATTTTCGCAAGGATTTGGTAAGCAAAATGGTCTTGCCAGCTGAAACAATTCGTCTTTTGCTGTATATCGCTAGAGAGCCACAGCATCCGATGAGTATTTTGCGTACAACTACTTCGCTACTTGGGACAACCAATGATGTTGATCACGATGAACCGCCCAAGATTTTGGCGAAAATGTTAACGGCAATCGCTGCAATTATTCGGATTCGTGATGATAAGCCATTTCTCGAGGTTGATCCAGATCTTGGAGTTGCTGACAATTTTCTCTACATGATGACTGGGAAAAAGCCAGATTCTGAATTATCTCAAATGTTTAATACAGTTATGATTTTGCACGCGGACCACGAATTCAATGCCTCGACATTCACCGCCAGAGTTGTCGCTTCAACTTTTTCAGATTATTATTCATGTCTAACTGCTGCAGTCTGTGCATTGAAAGGACCTCTACACGGCGGTGCAAATGAGCGTGTTTTCGAAATGCTGATGGACATCGTTCAAGGCGACCAAGATCCAATCGATTTTGTTAAGGATCAGATGGCGCAAGGTCGCAAGATTATGGGATTTGGCCACAGAATTTACAAGCATGGTGACCCTAGAGCCTGTATTCTAAAAGGTATTGCTGAAAAACTTGCTGAAGAAACTGGGAATATTGATTTGTACAATATCCAACAGACTTTGGCTGACTACATGCTCGAGAAAACTGGTCTACATCCAAATGTCGACTATTACACTGCTTTGATTTATCACTGCTTAGGGCTTGAAAAGGAAACTTTCACTTTGGTATTTGCAGCTTGTCGGACATCTGGTTGGTTAGCTCACGTCATGGAACAACGACGTGAAAAAACTTTGATTCGTCCGAATTCTGAATATGTGGGACCAACGGATAGAAGTTATATAGATGATACTTGCATCAAGGAGGTTCTATAG
- the acnA gene encoding aconitate hydratase AcnA — protein sequence MEDNYEKQFHVNGRTYSFYDIAGYLAAHHQQVSKMPYSIRVLLELTLRHSATKPIIKKFLPSFIDWDKNHDEDVAYKPERVILQDFTGVPALVDLAAMRDEVKKRGGDPNKINPDVPVHLVIDHSVQVDMAANEQAFDFNVKKEFKRNHERYTFLKWAQNSFDNLTIIPPDTGIIHQVNLEYLSEVIRQEKVNGKMVAFPDTLVGTDSHTTMINGLGVLGWGVGGIEAEASMLGQESYFPMPNVVGVKLTGKLPDTATATDLALTITNLLRKHNVVGKFVEFYGPGLKNLPLANRATIANMAPEYGATCGFFPIDDQTLAYMKLTDRSPEQIEFVEKYAKENGFFYDESEDAYRHYSENESLDLGIVQSSLAGPKRPQDLIYLKDMPSHFRQYDEMGDFPVNVEDTDFKLRPGDLGIAAITSCTNTSNPEVLIAAGLLAQKAVERGLKVPKYVKTSFAPGSRVVTKYLEISDLQKYLDALGFNIVGYGCTTCIGNSGKLKENLQSKLADNPYPIAAIESGNRNFEGRVNPLTKDTFLASPPLVVAYALAGTVDIDITKDPLGNDKDGKPVYFKELWPDVNEISSVIHKYLSPQLFSTNYANIFDQNKTWNDLPAAKSTTYPWDEKSTYIANPPLFENTETSDLKDMRVLAKLGDSITTDHISPAGFIGKTSPAGKYLLAHGVQMPDFNSYGSRRGNHEVMMRGTLGNVRLQNELTPDKLGGFTHSWLTDEDTTIYEAAMDYKKHNVDTVILAGKDYGMGSSRDWAAKGVELLGVKAVIAESYERIHRSNLVMMGVLPLQYKPGDSAKSLGLKGDEQISITRDDKTAHVVAKNNDHTIKFDTKVRFDAPIDKKYYQAHGILPMMVDNKLGV from the coding sequence ATGGAAGATAATTACGAAAAACAGTTCCATGTTAATGGAAGGACTTATTCCTTTTACGATATTGCGGGATACTTGGCTGCACATCACCAGCAAGTTTCTAAGATGCCGTATTCAATCCGAGTTCTCTTGGAATTAACTTTGCGCCACAGTGCCACAAAACCAATTATAAAAAAATTTCTACCATCGTTTATCGATTGGGATAAGAATCATGACGAAGATGTTGCTTATAAACCTGAACGTGTAATCTTGCAAGATTTTACCGGTGTTCCAGCACTTGTCGATCTCGCCGCTATGCGTGATGAGGTTAAGAAACGTGGTGGTGATCCAAATAAAATTAATCCGGATGTGCCAGTTCACTTGGTTATTGATCACTCCGTTCAAGTTGATATGGCAGCTAATGAACAAGCATTCGATTTCAATGTTAAGAAAGAGTTCAAACGTAATCATGAGCGTTATACATTTTTGAAATGGGCGCAAAATAGTTTTGATAACTTGACGATAATTCCACCTGATACCGGAATTATTCACCAAGTTAATTTGGAATACTTATCTGAAGTAATTCGTCAGGAAAAAGTTAACGGGAAGATGGTTGCTTTTCCAGATACATTAGTTGGAACTGACTCACACACGACCATGATAAATGGACTAGGTGTTCTAGGCTGGGGCGTTGGTGGAATTGAAGCTGAGGCTAGCATGTTGGGGCAAGAATCATATTTTCCAATGCCTAATGTTGTCGGTGTTAAGTTGACGGGTAAATTACCTGATACAGCTACTGCTACTGATTTGGCGTTAACTATTACTAACCTTTTGAGAAAACATAATGTTGTTGGAAAATTTGTTGAATTCTATGGACCTGGCTTGAAGAACCTTCCTTTAGCAAACCGTGCAACTATTGCTAATATGGCGCCAGAATACGGTGCTACTTGTGGTTTCTTCCCAATTGATGATCAAACATTGGCTTACATGAAATTGACTGATAGATCACCTGAACAAATTGAATTCGTTGAAAAATATGCCAAGGAAAATGGCTTTTTCTACGATGAATCTGAAGATGCTTACAGACATTACTCTGAGAACGAATCGCTTGATTTAGGTATTGTTCAAAGCAGTTTGGCTGGTCCAAAGCGTCCTCAAGACCTTATTTATTTGAAGGATATGCCTAGTCATTTTAGACAATATGATGAAATGGGAGATTTCCCAGTTAACGTTGAAGATACTGACTTTAAGCTTCGTCCCGGTGACTTAGGAATTGCTGCTATTACTAGTTGTACCAACACTTCTAATCCTGAAGTTTTGATTGCCGCTGGACTGCTCGCACAAAAGGCGGTCGAGAGGGGTCTTAAAGTTCCGAAGTATGTGAAGACTTCATTTGCACCCGGATCACGTGTTGTTACTAAGTATCTTGAAATTTCTGACTTACAAAAATATTTGGATGCCTTAGGCTTCAATATTGTTGGTTACGGATGTACAACTTGTATTGGTAACTCAGGTAAGTTAAAGGAGAATCTGCAGTCGAAATTGGCTGACAATCCTTATCCAATCGCTGCGATTGAAAGTGGAAATAGAAACTTTGAAGGTCGTGTAAATCCATTGACCAAAGATACTTTCTTGGCTTCACCACCACTAGTTGTGGCTTACGCGCTTGCTGGAACTGTCGATATTGATATTACGAAAGATCCCCTTGGGAATGACAAAGATGGAAAACCAGTTTACTTCAAGGAATTGTGGCCAGATGTAAATGAGATTAGTTCTGTTATACACAAATATCTCAGTCCACAATTATTCTCAACAAACTATGCTAATATTTTTGATCAAAATAAAACTTGGAATGATTTGCCCGCTGCTAAGTCGACTACTTATCCTTGGGATGAAAAGTCGACTTACATTGCTAATCCACCATTGTTTGAAAACACTGAAACTAGTGATTTGAAAGATATGCGTGTGTTAGCTAAATTAGGCGATTCAATCACAACTGACCACATTTCACCAGCTGGATTTATTGGAAAAACTTCACCTGCTGGTAAATATTTGTTGGCACACGGAGTTCAAATGCCCGATTTTAACTCATACGGTTCTCGCCGTGGTAACCACGAAGTTATGATGCGAGGGACACTTGGAAATGTTCGTCTCCAAAATGAACTGACACCTGATAAATTAGGTGGCTTTACTCATTCATGGTTGACTGATGAAGATACAACTATTTATGAAGCTGCCATGGATTACAAGAAACACAATGTTGATACTGTAATTTTGGCTGGTAAAGATTATGGGATGGGTTCATCTCGTGACTGGGCCGCAAAGGGTGTGGAACTTCTTGGTGTTAAAGCTGTTATTGCGGAAAGCTATGAAAGAATTCACCGTTCAAACTTGGTTATGATGGGTGTTTTACCTTTGCAATATAAACCAGGCGACAGTGCTAAATCACTCGGATTAAAGGGTGACGAACAAATTTCAATTACACGTGATGACAAAACAGCGCACGTCGTAGCTAAGAATAATGATCATACGATTAAATTCGACACTAAAGTCAGATTTGATGCGCCAATTGATAAGAAATATTATCAAGCCCACGGTATTTTGCCGATGATGGTTGATAACAAATTAGGAGTTTAG
- a CDS encoding type II toxin-antitoxin system RelE/ParE family toxin → MVKKPEFTFYERKNGHNEGLEFMDSLPRKDRGKLISQLKYIKSEGMLIAINKQIVKKLDSNIFEIRSSLNHNIQRLLYFSISNNSYIITHGFTKKTQRTPIRQIDRAIKIRREYFRSEKMANVKFDDYLKGQLKDPVVRKAYEEEMKRLKALPILEKSSSDDTSVMQKSKDQKRA, encoded by the coding sequence GTGGTTAAGAAACCAGAATTTACATTTTATGAACGAAAAAATGGTCATAATGAGGGATTAGAGTTTATGGACTCTTTGCCAAGGAAAGATCGAGGTAAGTTAATTTCTCAGCTAAAGTATATTAAGAGCGAGGGTATGTTGATCGCGATTAATAAGCAAATTGTAAAGAAACTCGATTCAAATATTTTCGAAATTAGATCTAGCTTAAATCACAACATCCAGCGACTGTTATATTTTAGTATTTCTAATAACTCTTACATCATCACCCACGGTTTTACAAAAAAGACCCAGAGAACACCAATTAGACAAATTGATAGAGCAATAAAAATCAGAAGAGAATATTTTAGGAGTGAAAAAATGGCAAACGTTAAATTTGATGATTATTTAAAAGGACAATTAAAAGATCCAGTGGTTCGAAAAGCTTACGAAGAAGAAATGAAGAGATTAAAGGCTTTACCTATTTTAGAAAAATCAAGCTCTGATGACACAAGTGTCATGCAGAAATCAAAAGATCAAAAGAGAGCCTGA
- a CDS encoding Cof-type HAD-IIB family hydrolase, translating into MIKHIFSDMDGTILNDAGNITDTNVRIIKETNLPFTLVSARAPMEMDDVMTKLNLTAPQIGFNGGLIFQKVDGEVNVLSERHIDLDIAEKVFNIIQTKFEDVSLSWYSLNDWYSERIDDGIRLEENYTNRKPTIMNSKEFFNNPDAKIFKLMMIIFDKQTMHDLKVYLESQHLTGVSIQQSSDTYLEITSDQALKSRGIQFVIDQEKLKPEEMLAMGDGHNDLPMLNMVAHPVVMKNALPEVLKVARFVTKSNEEDGVGYALEHYLPKI; encoded by the coding sequence ATGATTAAACACATTTTTTCGGACATGGACGGGACTATTCTCAACGATGCAGGCAACATTACTGACACCAACGTCAGAATTATCAAAGAGACCAACCTCCCCTTCACACTTGTATCAGCCAGAGCACCAATGGAAATGGACGATGTGATGACTAAGCTAAATCTAACCGCACCACAAATTGGATTTAATGGAGGACTGATTTTCCAAAAAGTTGATGGAGAAGTAAATGTTTTAAGTGAACGTCACATTGACTTGGATATTGCTGAAAAAGTTTTTAATATTATACAGACAAAATTCGAGGACGTAAGTCTAAGTTGGTACAGTTTGAATGATTGGTATTCTGAAAGAATTGACGATGGAATCCGCCTTGAAGAAAACTACACAAACCGAAAACCAACAATCATGAATTCAAAAGAATTTTTCAACAATCCCGATGCAAAAATTTTCAAACTAATGATGATTATTTTTGATAAACAAACTATGCACGATTTGAAAGTGTATTTAGAATCCCAACATTTAACAGGTGTCAGCATCCAGCAATCCAGCGATACCTATCTAGAAATAACCAGTGATCAAGCATTAAAATCTAGAGGAATTCAATTCGTAATTGATCAAGAAAAACTCAAGCCAGAAGAAATGTTAGCAATGGGCGATGGTCACAATGACTTACCAATGCTAAATATGGTAGCCCACCCAGTAGTTATGAAAAATGCACTGCCGGAGGTATTAAAAGTAGCAAGATTTGTTACCAAATCAAACGAGGAAGACGGAGTGGGATATGCTTTGGAACACTATTTACCGAAAATTTAG
- a CDS encoding DUF1516 family protein, with protein MAILWTHLITWIVMAITICMALFTNSHNKVYEMITRVGYIVIIVTGILMFGNAWKVEPTLLIVKIILVLIFIALTEIAFARKNTGMLSTQLIWAVVVFCIVVALVGFALSGWYPFVTK; from the coding sequence ATGGCTATTTTATGGACACATTTAATTACTTGGATAGTAATGGCAATCACGATTTGCATGGCACTATTCACTAATTCACATAATAAAGTTTACGAAATGATCACAAGAGTAGGATACATTGTGATTATCGTTACTGGTATTTTGATGTTTGGTAACGCTTGGAAGGTAGAACCAACGTTATTAATTGTAAAAATCATTTTAGTACTAATCTTTATTGCATTAACAGAAATCGCCTTTGCACGTAAAAACACAGGAATGCTTTCTACTCAGTTGATTTGGGCAGTAGTTGTATTTTGTATTGTCGTTGCTTTGGTTGGATTTGCACTTTCTGGCTGGTATCCGTTTGTTACTAAATAG
- a CDS encoding aldo/keto reductase — protein sequence MDYVTLNDGMMMPQLGLGVYQIDDQNVTKQTVMDGLKNGYRLIDTASAYFNEEGVGEGIKASGVARKDIFLTSKLWWQDYAYEDAKKGIDTSLEKLGTDYLDLYLLHQPVGDIFGAWRALEEAQKAGKIRSIGVSNMNSGRLTDLIANSSVVPSINQVEIHPFFQEKDQVEYMKSQNVTPEAWGPLAQGAHDIFNNSILKEIGEKYNKSVAQVVLRWLLQRGVVVIPKSTHEQRLIQNIDVFDFKLSDDDMNKIATLDLNKGVADYSDPDFVNMLLKLRVRN from the coding sequence ATGGATTACGTTACTTTAAATGACGGCATGATGATGCCACAACTTGGTTTGGGTGTTTACCAAATCGATGATCAAAATGTTACAAAGCAAACTGTTATGGATGGTTTGAAAAATGGCTACCGCTTGATTGATACAGCTTCAGCATACTTCAATGAGGAAGGTGTTGGCGAAGGAATCAAAGCTAGTGGTGTTGCTCGTAAGGATATTTTCTTGACATCAAAACTTTGGTGGCAAGATTATGCCTATGAGGATGCCAAGAAGGGTATCGATACTTCTTTGGAAAAATTAGGTACCGATTATCTTGATTTGTATTTGTTACATCAGCCAGTTGGCGATATTTTTGGTGCTTGGAGAGCTCTTGAGGAAGCTCAAAAAGCTGGTAAGATTCGTTCAATCGGTGTTTCTAATATGAATTCAGGACGCTTGACCGACTTAATCGCCAATAGCTCAGTAGTTCCTTCCATTAATCAAGTTGAGATACACCCATTCTTCCAAGAAAAAGATCAAGTTGAATATATGAAGAGTCAAAATGTGACTCCAGAAGCCTGGGGTCCATTGGCTCAAGGAGCACACGATATTTTTAACAATTCAATTTTGAAAGAAATTGGTGAGAAATATAATAAATCCGTTGCTCAAGTGGTTCTTCGCTGGTTATTGCAACGCGGTGTTGTTGTAATTCCAAAGAGTACTCATGAACAACGTTTGATTCAGAATATTGATGTATTTGACTTCAAACTTTCGGACGACGATATGAATAAGATTGCTACATTAGATTTGAACAAGGGTGTTGCAGATTATTCAGATCCTGATTTTGTTAACATGCTTCTGAAGTTGCGTGTACGTAACTAA